In a genomic window of Holophagaceae bacterium:
- a CDS encoding isocitrate lyase/phosphoenolpyruvate mutase family protein, whose amino-acid sequence MQSIRVIQALILSSALTFAETVRRAERHLAAGADCIFVPGVTAAEEIGRLTAAIGAPVNVVSGLVEPVLDAATLRALGVARISVGGTLTRAVLTLVEQAAREMADHGTFGFAQGAIPYAELQQRFSR is encoded by the coding sequence ATGCAATCTATTCGTGTAATCCAGGCGCTCATTCTGAGTTCAGCTCTCACCTTCGCCGAGACGGTGCGCCGGGCCGAGCGCCACCTGGCTGCCGGAGCCGACTGCATCTTCGTTCCCGGTGTCACCGCTGCCGAGGAGATTGGCAGGTTGACCGCTGCGATCGGTGCGCCGGTGAACGTCGTATCCGGACTGGTCGAGCCGGTGCTGGACGCTGCCACGCTACGCGCGCTCGGTGTCGCCAGGATCAGCGTTGGCGGCACCCTCACTCGCGCCGTCCTTACCCTGGTCGAGCAGGCCGCTCGGGAAATGGCCGATCACGGCACTTTCGGCTTCGCCCAGGGGGCCATCCCGTACGCTGAGCTGCAGCAGCGCTTCAGCCGCTGA
- a CDS encoding trypsin-like peptidase domain-containing protein — translation MKTLSTYEQLAFGTIRIECDLSTGGISTGTGFFFRFADDGSTHVPAIVTNKHVVRNGTIGRILFTLQTVNGEPDIGNTHSWAIDNFEKAWIPHPNPMIDLCVMPISHLISLAQAKGKFFAFTYLASDLMPTDEDINNFVGMEKIIMVGYPNGIWDQKNNFPVFRSGVTATHYRYDWNGKPEFLIDAACFPGSSGSPVLVCDIGQVHTRAGLQIGSTRIKFLGVLYAGPQHRVDGTVEIVPIPIASHLIATSQIPNNLGMVIKSRMLNDFDVLFRNRP, via the coding sequence ATGAAAACGCTCTCGACATATGAACAATTGGCGTTCGGCACAATTCGAATTGAGTGTGATCTGTCCACTGGTGGTATTTCTACCGGGACCGGGTTCTTCTTCCGATTTGCCGACGATGGCTCTACACATGTACCAGCCATCGTTACCAATAAGCATGTAGTCAGGAATGGAACAATTGGCCGAATCTTGTTCACGCTTCAAACCGTAAATGGCGAACCAGATATAGGGAATACACATTCGTGGGCAATCGATAATTTTGAAAAGGCTTGGATACCTCATCCGAATCCTATGATCGACCTTTGTGTAATGCCAATTAGTCATTTGATAAGCCTGGCCCAAGCAAAAGGTAAATTCTTCGCTTTCACTTACCTTGCATCGGATCTTATGCCCACCGATGAGGACATAAATAACTTCGTTGGGATGGAAAAGATAATTATGGTTGGGTATCCAAACGGGATCTGGGATCAGAAAAACAATTTCCCAGTTTTTCGTTCCGGGGTCACAGCTACTCACTATCGTTACGATTGGAATGGGAAACCTGAGTTTCTGATTGATGCAGCTTGTTTCCCTGGATCTAGTGGTTCTCCGGTCCTTGTTTGCGACATCGGGCAAGTCCACACGAGAGCTGGGCTCCAAATTGGGAGCACAAGAATAAAATTTCTGGGTGTTTTATATGCTGGGCCTCAGCATCGGGTAGATGGAACGGTGGAAATTGTTCCAATCCCAATCGCCAGTCATTTGATAGCGACAAGCCAGATCCCAAATAATCTTGGCATGGTTATAAAATCCAGAATGCTAAATGACTTTGATGTTCTGTTTCGCAATCGCCCCTAA
- a CDS encoding GNAT family N-acetyltransferase: MYELGSIKIRPYELGDAQGLFDAARESVSTVGAWLWWCTSDFTIETATAWVEHQVSAFRSNAEYEFVIVSEKGLFLGGCGLNSIDERNARANLGYWVRSSTTLRGVATEAVLQVAQWAFQNTDLIRLEIVIAKDNRASLRVAEKAGAVREGVLRQRLHIQDTFQDSVMFSILKADVSRA; the protein is encoded by the coding sequence ATGTATGAGCTGGGATCAATCAAAATTCGACCCTATGAACTCGGAGATGCTCAGGGCCTATTCGATGCTGCAAGAGAATCGGTTTCCACGGTTGGAGCTTGGCTTTGGTGGTGTACTTCAGATTTCACAATTGAGACCGCAACGGCCTGGGTCGAACACCAAGTCTCGGCATTCCGGTCCAATGCTGAATATGAATTTGTAATTGTCTCAGAGAAAGGCCTTTTCCTTGGGGGTTGTGGCCTCAACTCAATCGATGAGCGGAATGCCAGAGCAAACCTTGGCTATTGGGTACGCTCATCCACAACATTGCGTGGCGTTGCTACCGAGGCAGTGCTTCAAGTAGCTCAATGGGCCTTCCAAAACACAGACCTCATCAGACTCGAAATAGTCATCGCAAAAGACAATCGCGCGAGTCTCCGCGTAGCCGAAAAGGCGGGTGCTGTTCGTGAGGGCGTTCTTCGTCAGCGTCTGCATATTCAAGATACTTTTCAGGACTCCGTCATGTTCTCTATCCTCAAAGCAGACGTCTCACGTGCCTAA
- a CDS encoding pyridoxamine 5'-phosphate oxidase family protein, which produces MLPALALIFVLALPQEKVPASPPQSAVQEDSHQGALALAERCKTAILATQDSDGFPHVRALSKMGQDGLAAFWFVTDASSKKVAALKANPKAGLYLLDEGKTEGLMLLGTVQLIPAAEAAARKDCPASLAGFTKDPRWMVLRFVPSIGSYTKGFKDTEIKL; this is translated from the coding sequence ATGCTACCAGCCTTGGCCCTAATTTTCGTTCTGGCCCTTCCTCAGGAGAAAGTCCCTGCGTCACCACCTCAGTCGGCTGTCCAGGAGGATTCCCACCAAGGTGCCCTTGCCCTGGCTGAGCGTTGCAAGACAGCGATCTTGGCCACCCAGGACTCTGATGGCTTTCCCCACGTGCGGGCCCTTTCAAAAATGGGACAGGATGGTCTGGCTGCTTTCTGGTTCGTCACCGATGCCTCCTCCAAAAAGGTGGCTGCCCTTAAGGCCAACCCCAAGGCCGGCCTTTACCTCCTGGATGAAGGGAAAACAGAGGGCCTGATGCTACTAGGTACCGTGCAACTCATCCCAGCAGCAGAAGCAGCAGCACGGAAAGACTGCCCTGCCAGCCTCGCAGGATTCACTAAGGATCCACGATGGATGGTCTTGCGCTTTGTGCCAAGCATCGGTAGTTACACCAAGGGGTTCAAAGATACAGAGATCAAGCTTTGA